Genomic DNA from Desulfurivibrio alkaliphilus AHT 2:
ATCCATGATGGTATCCAGCCTTTGAACATGCCCTCTTTCGCCGGCATGGGCAGTGAGCGGATCTGGAAGATCGTCACCTATATCGACAGCGAACAGGTGGCGCCATGACCTGGGCCGGTATGGTCTATCTGCTGATGACCATCGGCATGTTTGCCGTTTTCGCCGCCATTGTGATCTGGACCTTCAGCGGCAAACGCAAGGAGCGGCTGGAGGCACCCAGGGAGCGGATGCTGGAACCGGACGAAAGGTCGGCCGAAAAGTCGGCTGACAAGGAGGAAAAATAATGATGAGCGAGCATAATTCAGCCCCCCAGGCGGGGCCGCACAGTGACGGAATCAAGGAAGGGCACGCCCCGCTACCGGGTTACTACAAGCTGCTGTTCGGCGGCCTGGTGGTCTGGGCGGTGCTGTTCATGGGCTATTTTTTGTCTACCGGCTGGAGTTCCGCGGAATATTTCGAGCGCAAGATGGCCGAGCACCAGGAATCCATCCGTTAATCAATGATTCGGCCCTGGCGGCGCGCCGTTCAATGGCTGGGCGCCCTGCTTTTTTTCAGCCTGCCTTTTGGGCGCTGGCAGGGCGAAAGCCTGCTGCGGCTGGATGTTCCCGGCTGGACCCTCTATCTGCCGGGCCGGCAGTTGGGGGTCCAGGAATTTTACCTGGTGGTGCCGGCGCTGCTGGCCCTGATCTTTTTGTTTTTGCTGGTGGCCAGGTTTCTGGGCCGGGTCTGGTGCGGTTGGCTCTGCCCCCAGACCTGGCTCAACAACCTGGTGGAATGGCTGGCCCGGGGGCTGAAGTTGCGGGTTGACCCCTGGCGCATCGGCGGCGCCTGGTGGCGCCTGGCCCTGCTGCACCTGATCGGGCTGCTTTTTGCCCTGTGGTGCGGCGCCACCCTGGTCTGGTATTTCGTGCCGCCGGAGCTTTACTGGCAGCGCCTGCTGGCCGGCGAACCCGGCCCCTGGGCCCCGGGATTCACCCTGGCGCTGGCGGCGCTGATTTACCTGGATGCCCTGTTTGTCCGGCGCTTGGCCTGTCGGGAGTTTTGCCCCTATGGCCGCTTTCAGGTCATCCTGCTGGGTAAAAACACCCTTACCCTGGGGCTGACCGCCGACCATGCCGAGCGCTGCCTGGACTGCCGGGCCTGTGTCCGGGCCTGCCCCATGGGGATCGATATCCGCCGGGGCTACCAGGTGGAATGCATCAACTGCGGCAACTGCCGGGACGCCTGCCGCCGGGTCATGGCCAAAGCCCAGCCGGGCCGACCGGCCCTGATCGCTTATCGCTTCGGGTAAGCAATCAGGGGGTGCCCCCGGGGCAACGCCCGAATCGCCCGGGAACTGGACGGGGGCCGCGAAACCCGGTAGCGACGGGTTCGCCCGCCGCCGGGCGCATGGACGCGCAGGAGGCGGCGGGCGCCTCGGAGGCCGACAGGATGTCGGCCGAGAATGAGTCGCTACCGGGTTTCGCGGCCCCCACCCCGGTGCAACAACCAATGACTTTACCGTAAATTTTTTATGGAGGACCCAATCATGCCTCAGCAAATATCCCGGGTCGATTCACCGCCGGTGTCGATTTACCGCTGGCCGTTGATGCTGGGCGGCCTCTTTCTATCCTTTCTGCTCTTCAGCTCCTGGTCCATCATCCAGGCCGGAGCCAAGGGCAGCCCGGTGGTGGACCCCGATTATTACGCCAGCGGCCAGGCCTACCATAATGATGAACGGGCCTGGCGGGCCGCCGCCGAAGCCGGCTGGCGGCTGTGGTTGAGCAAAGAAGATGAAGAGCTGCGGGTGCGCCTGGTGGATGGCGCCGGGCAGCCGATAAGCGGCGGCGAGGTGACGCTGCGCGTCGCCCGCCGGGCCGCCGGCAACCCGGCGCTTTGGCAAGTGGAGTTGTCGGAGGTCAGCCCGGGGGTTTACCGGGCCATGGCGGC
This window encodes:
- a CDS encoding cbb3-type cytochrome c oxidase subunit 3, which produces MTWAGMVYLLMTIGMFAVFAAIVIWTFSGKRKERLEAPRERMLEPDERSAEKSADKEEK
- a CDS encoding FixH family protein, producing MPQQISRVDSPPVSIYRWPLMLGGLFLSFLLFSSWSIIQAGAKGSPVVDPDYYASGQAYHNDERAWRAAAEAGWRLWLSKEDEELRVRLVDGAGQPISGGEVTLRVARRAAGNPALWQVELSEVSPGVYRAMAAELPAGAVEMVLTAATAEAELQRRFKVVSGPWQELAL
- a CDS encoding 4Fe-4S dicluster domain-containing protein codes for the protein MIRPWRRAVQWLGALLFFSLPFGRWQGESLLRLDVPGWTLYLPGRQLGVQEFYLVVPALLALIFLFLLVARFLGRVWCGWLCPQTWLNNLVEWLARGLKLRVDPWRIGGAWWRLALLHLIGLLFALWCGATLVWYFVPPELYWQRLLAGEPGPWAPGFTLALAALIYLDALFVRRLACREFCPYGRFQVILLGKNTLTLGLTADHAERCLDCRACVRACPMGIDIRRGYQVECINCGNCRDACRRVMAKAQPGRPALIAYRFG
- a CDS encoding cbb3-type cytochrome c oxidase N-terminal domain-containing protein, which translates into the protein MMSEHNSAPQAGPHSDGIKEGHAPLPGYYKLLFGGLVVWAVLFMGYFLSTGWSSAEYFERKMAEHQESIR